In the Veillonellaceae bacterium genome, one interval contains:
- a CDS encoding DUF4931 domain-containing protein, producing the protein MIMHSHLCFDSDIGSQKPESIINTNAQCPFCDRDQLEEIIEQRGQMILVKNKYPVLKDAFQTVLIETEECHSELSLYTKEHLYALIKFGVEKWLEMKNSGEYASVIFYKNHGPLSGGTIRHPHMQIVGLKYLNCQERLTRDMFEGIRIHNVPGVELNISTKPKVGFFEFNVILDNLADIEKMADYIQIMAHYSLNNFHRRCTSYNLFFYQMDNKIITKIMPRFVTSPLFIGYSIPHISSRTKDVVREIQAIYFDDKSHNFS; encoded by the coding sequence ATGATAATGCACAGCCATTTATGCTTTGATTCAGATATCGGCAGTCAAAAGCCGGAAAGTATAATTAACACAAATGCGCAATGCCCCTTTTGTGATCGCGATCAGTTGGAAGAAATTATTGAACAGCGCGGGCAAATGATATTAGTAAAAAATAAATATCCTGTATTGAAAGATGCTTTCCAAACTGTTCTCATTGAAACAGAGGAATGTCACTCAGAATTGTCATTATACACTAAGGAACATTTATATGCTTTAATAAAGTTTGGAGTAGAAAAATGGCTTGAAATGAAGAACTCGGGTGAGTATGCATCCGTTATATTTTATAAAAACCATGGTCCGCTGTCAGGAGGAACAATACGTCACCCTCATATGCAAATAGTTGGTCTAAAATATTTGAACTGCCAAGAACGCTTAACACGCGATATGTTTGAGGGGATTAGGATACATAATGTACCTGGTGTTGAACTAAATATATCGACTAAGCCCAAGGTCGGCTTTTTTGAGTTCAATGTCATATTGGATAATCTGGCGGATATTGAGAAAATGGCTGACTATATACAGATAATGGCACACTATTCATTGAATAATTTTCATCGTAGATGCACTAGCTATAATTTGTTTTTCTACCAAATGGATAACAAGATTATTACCAAGATTATGCCGCGTTTCGTAACTTCACCACTGTTTATTGGGTATTCAATTCCGCATATCTCAAGTCGCACGAAGGATGTTGTAAGGGAAATTCAGGCCATTTACTTTGATGATAAGAGTCATAACTTTTCCTAA